AGAAAggcctcctccgtcttcggAGTTCCGATATGTAGAGTACGTACAGAAGGCATATGCACGTGTTACTACACAGTAAGTACGTGTGAGCGTCAATAGACCTGTAGgttgataatgatgatgatgatgatgatgatgatggtgatcaTGATAGAGTGTCGTTGTACAAGCGCCGCATCCAAGGCGTGAATGATGCAAAGTGATATAGATTACCATGTTGCCCGTCATGGGAAATGCGCCAAAGTGGAAATCCGCGGGCTGGACGAGTGCCCGGGAACCTAATTCTACCTCAATCTACATCTTGCAGCGGGCTGGATTTTAATGCACCTTGTCCGCTGCTGCCGGTGTTCGTTTGTGCTCTGGTACTTGACCTGACGTGTTGGGTGTCATGCAGTTTTGGAGGCAGGTGAGGATCAAGGAAAGGTCCAAGATTGTAGACAGGAATTGTGTACAACAACGACTTGTAGGTAGCGGAGTGTCAGGCGGCCACAGTCCGGTGGCATCCAAGTAAGATGGGCCCCCACAAACCGGCGCCATCGTGCTGTGCTGCACGACAGCGGAGTGTTCAGTTTAAACATTGGATGACAGGGCGCCACCACAATCTACACTAGTGTCCGGTTGTGGGCGTGGTGATGCTACCACATCCGCACAGGGTAAGAAGCTTGGCTAGCTTAGCTTCATCTCAGTTCATGTTGAGCATTCGCTCTGCTTGAGCATGATCGACGGGAAGGACAACGGGCGGCACCACCTGTCTAATTGCCGGAGACGAGATCTTAGATTGAGGCCGCTTGGCAACGCCCGAAGTTGGGAAGAGATGATTATCTGACTCGCCAAGAGGGCTTCCTTTGTTGGTAAGATGAAGAGATCGACTGTGTGTGGGGGACCTGAAGAGAAGATGAGGTGCGTGTTGGTCGAGACCTCTCTGATAATGAAACAAGTATCGTTTCATTATGTCGACAAAGTGCAAGCCATCATCGGCAAAGGTTCTcgaatttctttcttcacgAGACAACCATCTCAATCCCGCCAGGAAAGTCGCACGGGTTCAATCGCCGACTTTTAATTTGTCTACACCCCAACACTTCAAGACTGGGCCTCTTTGTACCTAGTGTAGGATATTCACCATGTGCATTACAACTAACCTCGTATACCATAAATGGAGCTCTTTCTACTCCTGCAGACGTTTCTAACGTCTTCACACTCTGTCACAGACCTACCTAGGCACCTAATTCCAAAAATTCCTTGAAGAAAAAGTATGGACCCAGAGATACGTATATAGCGGCTCTACTTCTCACCTACAAGGCTTAATCCTGCTGACGGGATTGGTTGCTGGGCTACATGTGAAAGCGGGACCCCGCAGCATACAATATACAGTAAGTACACTTACATACAGATTGAAAAGATAGCGGGGCAGGCAAAGGTCAGTCAGTTCATGAACCTCAAAACTTTGAGTTTGACCAAGGACATGGAACAACGAGCAAAAAGCCCCTTTCGTTGCCTGCCGAAGAAGCAATCGCTTTTTTCCGTTGAGGTTGTTCCCTCTGGGGGGAAGCCTGGTCCCGGTCTGCGCCAGTGCATGGTGTGGAATGCGGACGAAAATCCATCAAATGTTTGCGGCCTCCCGTGACGCGGGGTGGCCCTGACCCTGACATTCAAATGTTCGGAGATACAGTCTCTGTGGTGGGGGACTGTCCGCTATCCGCTCAGGTGGGGCATATTTTTTTTGTCTGAATGAGCCCGGTCCCGACAGAGACGGCGACACGACCCAAGGACCTACCCAGCCACGGGCAACGCGCACGCAAACGGGCAATAAGCGACGGCAAGCTGGAAGCGCATCTCTGTGCTTTCACTCTTTGCGACATTGCACTGGCAGTTTGCTTTCCTCAGCTGCTTGGTTGACGACGGGAAAACATTGTCTGTTCTTTCCCGGCTCTGGATCCTCCTTTCGTCTTGCTGGACAGGTACTAGCCACTCTCACCACTATGGTtccctcccttcttcctcaatCGGTCCAGTCTCGCTCATTCACCCGCGACCAAGTTCTCCTCAAGCCTCTACCTTGCCAGTTTTGCTCGACCCTCTCTTCAGCCTGATCCCGAGAACCTGCTGCCATCATACCTCTACGCTCCGGCTCCGAACGATCTCTACACCTTCAGTACGACGGTTTACCGACTTCGAGTTTCGCACGCGCTCCATTCCCTTTCCAGCCGACATCATCCAAATATCAGAGTTTGCCGGTCAAAGAGCTCTACACACTTTTGCAAAGATGCCTCACGAGGACAAGTCCATGGGGGCAGTCCTTGCTGCGCAGGATCCCATCATCCAAAGCCTCGTACGCGAAGAAGTCGACCATGGAGTCCTTATTCCCCTCAAGACAACTCTCGAACTAAGGGACGACCACGTTACGGGCCGGGTACTGATCACCCGAACTCCCGTCAAGTCGGCGAACCCTACTATCAGGTACGTCCCCTGCTGCAGTCCCCCAAGCCTCTTACCTCTCCGTGTCACACAAGCTGACGTTTATTGCAAGCCTCTTGCGCGATATGCTACCTGAGGAAATCGTTAAGGGCGTTCCGCACCTACGCAGATGCGCCAAGCCAGGCGACCTACCCGCCCATCTCAAGACCCAATTCATGAACGAGACGCCCCAGAGCCGACAAATCCACACGGGCAAGTCGAACTGGATCTATATCATTCTTGGTCCCGAGTCCCAGCTGTCGCGCGACGAGCTAGTCCAGGCCCTCAAGACGATCGAGGGACTGGAAGAAGACATCTTCATCCGCAGTGTCCCTGTTCCCATGGTCGCTCCCACCTCGCAGATTCAGGCCGCCATGTGGTCCCAGCACTTCTGGCCCACTCTTTACCGCAAGAATAACCCTCTTGGACCGCATCCCGCCATGGTATCCCGAAGCACAGAAGAGATTACAGACGATGCTGCGATATGGATGACATTGGCCCACCAGGTGGCCGAGCAGACTCAGGCCGCTGGTCACGGAGAACCCATGGGGGCTTGTATCGTCCAGCGTGAGGAAGGCAACAAAGTCACCCTTGTCGCCCTTGCTGCTGACGCTCGTTGGCGCTGCCAGGGAAAGACGGGATGTACTGGGAATCCTATGGCGCATTCAGTCCTTCGTGCCATCAGTATGGTTGCCCAGAAGCTAGTGCGTGCGGAGAACAAGAGGACCGACACGTTCCAAACCCCAATTCTCGAGTTTGAGGCCTTCCAAGACAAGCCTCTTCTTGACGACGAGCAAAAGGTCTTTGAGATTGACCATCCGTCTCCTGATGGATACCTCTGCCACGGGCTCGAGATGTACCTTACGCATGAGCCTTGCGTAATGTGCTCCATGGCCATCCTTCACTCGCGCATGGGCAAAGTCGTCTTTCGTCATCGTATGCCGCTGACGGGCGGGCTCTGCGCTGAGAACCGTGGCAGCGATCACCCATCGCTTAATGGCGCGGACGGTGGTCGTGGCCTTGGGCTGTTTTGGCGGCGAGAACTCAACTGGAGCTTGGTGGCCTGGGAATGGGAGTCCAATGGCTGCTTAAAGCCGCTGCCGGTCAACCAGATGATCCATGCCTGATGATGTTGTGAAGAATGGAGGGGAAGTAGGTGGTACGCATTACAGGAAACTGCTATAATCTCACAGGGTACGCTTTGGTATGCActttttttggggggagAGGGTTGCGGAAACAGACGGCAGAGGAATTAGGTAGTCCTCTCTGGCCTCTCTGTCGGTTTTTGATGTTATTGAACAAGCATTTTTGAGCAAACAAAGGGTCGGAAACAGGAGCAGAGGGTTACGGCGTTTGGCAAAGGTTTTATCCCCCCATTGTCCTTTTAAGTTGAGCATCAGTTGCATGGTAGCGAGAGCCCGCAAGCAGGCGTTACGAAAGGACAAGATTACTGGACTGGCCGTTCTGGTCTTATGAGGTAGAGATATTTGCTGCTGGAATACTGCATGGATGGGTTTGAACAAATGGAAGAGCTAGCTCGGCGTCATTGCTTACAATGAGAAAATCAATTCCCTTTAACGGAGCAAATTTGTATCGCGTTTTGTCTGAGATAGGTTATGGCAAATCGGTGGCTCCCCTTCCTAGCGGTTTACGTCTTAAAGCATGCGGCAGATATCAAATCCCCAGCCTTTGTCATCACTTGCCCCGGCAGCCAAGTCGCACTGGTATCTGTGGGGACCCTATCTCTACCTCTAAGTATTGAACAGAATTGCACCGTTAAAGGGATATTCTTTCATAGCATGCTGAGCTTGTGTAATTCCCGCACCGCCTTTGGATGTTTACTCAGCTTGAACATATGACTGGTCTGCGTTTTTAACAGGATGACAATTCTTATATCCGATATCTCAACATTGCCCTGGTTCTCTCTGGTGCATGTCAAATACTGCGAAGGCGCCGAAGCGTCAGCTGAGACGACAAACCAGCGTGCCGAAAACCGCCAAACTTTTCCTAACATTCGAAAATATAGGGACTTCGAGTTGTGACCTCATCGTCTCTTTTCGGCCTTCCCGCCGACGGCGAGACGAGACTTCGCCGATCGACTAACGGCCGAAGGTATGGGACTGTTCAAGTTGTTCAATGGGACAAAAGCAGGGCCCGTCCCGCTCCGAGCTATTCGTCAGGCTAATTTGAACGGCGGGAGCGACATTCGTCTGGCTTACTTGTATTCCATTCCTCCCAACTGATTACCTAGTCTGAACCACAAAAGCCATATGGCGTTTTGGTACAAGAATCCAATACGGATTAATATTCTTCCCACTAGTCAGAGGTTGGGTTTGAAGACCCCAAACGTGTGTGACTTTTGTTCAATGGGACAAAAGCAGGGTCCGTCCGCTTGGGCCCGCTCCGGGCCCTGCACTACGTAGGTAGCGACTCGAGGCCGCTGCAGTAGCGAACTAGCCTCATGGATCCCTGTTATTTGCGTTGCTTCCTCAACTTCGTCCATTCCTCCGTTCCTTCCCTCATCATAGAAAGGACCACAGCTGACAGTTAGAGGCAACTCGCTGTCTGCAAAGAAATCCCAATAAAATACAACTCGTTCCTTCAATCGATCAATCTTTACATCTCTCTTTGCCGAGCACATCTTCTCCAGTACTAGTCTTCTCCGTCTGTGTCACCGGGACCTCACCGCCGACGACACCGCCAACCTCGTACTGCGAAGAAGCCGAGAACACTTCCATTTGAAGTAGCTGGATAGTCGGCTTCGCGGAGTGAGACTTCTGTCCACAAACTGGCAAGCAAGGCTCGTTCCCATGATCTGCCTGGTCGAGATTGCTTTCCTCACCCAAAGTGTCTTCTGCTTGATGGCTCAATAACATATGCTTCCCACTGCCGTGCAAATATTCAGCCCGGTTGACGCCTAGACTAGACTCTAGACGTACAAATACTATCTACACATTGTTGTAGAACTTACTCGACAAGAAGATCTGGTCCACAGGGGTCCTCTAGATATCAAGACAAGCTTTGCGATTCGCAGTCATCGTCTTGGCTCGAACTTGGCTTTTGTGAGACAAGAGTCTTGGAACTCTTAGCAGTCTTGGAGGACCGATTTCAAGATGCCAGCCTTagccatcaccaacttcaaCATCGTGTTGAGCGTCCTAGGAGGATGGATCTCGCTCTTCGGGCTGGTCTCATACCTCTGCAAGGAAAGCTACTACATGTCCGAAGCCTGTAAGTACATTCACAGACTTGGACGTCCATACGCCCGACCACTTGTACTGACCTTCGTTCTCGAATTGTAGTCATCTCCTTATTGGTAGGCGTTGCTTTCTCCCCTCGCGCCGCCAACTTCATACGTCCTCTTGCCTACGCCGACTATGACCCCCTCACATTGCAGGCGATTACCCTCGCTTTCTCCCGTCTTGTCCTAGGCGTACAGCTTGTCCTTGCCGGCGTTCAACTTCCTAGCAGATacctacaacaacaatggCGCCCACTCTCCATGCTACTTGGCCCTATCATGTTCATGATGTGGATCGCGACCAGCCTGCTCGTCTGGGCTCTCGTGCCCAGCTTTGGCCCCAACGGCATCGGCTTCTTGAAGGCACTGGTTGTCGGCTCGTGCGTGACGCCCACGGATCCGGTTCTCTCCAACGTCATCGTCAAGGGCCGATTCGCCGATCACAATGTTCCTAAGGAGCTGCAGCGGATCATCGTCGCCGAGTCGGGCGCCAACGACGGACTCGGctaccccttcctcttctttgcgCTGTATCTGATCAAGTACATGGGACACGACTACCCCGGCGACGGCGCGGGCTCCGGCAGGGCCATGGCGCTGTGGTTCTACGAGACGTGGGTGTACACCATCATCCTGTCCATCGTCTACGGTGCCGCGGTTGGCTGGATCGCCAAGGAGCTGCTCCACTGGGCCGAGGAGCGCAAGTTCGTCGACCGAGAGAGCTTCCTCGTCTTTGCTATCTCACTGGCGCTCTTCATCACGGGAACGTGCGGCATGATTGGCAGCGACGACGTGCTCGCGTGCTTCATCGCGGGTAACGTGTTCACCTGGGACGACTGGTTCCGGCTGGAGACTCTCGATGACTCGCTGCAGCCGACCATCGACATGTTGCTCAACGTCACCATCTTCATGTGGTACGGCGCCGTGTGCCCCTGGGAGATGTTTCTGCGCAACGGCGTGGGCATGCAGATCTACCGGCTCATCGTGCTCGGGATCCTGGTCCTCCTGCTGAGGCGCTTGCCGTGGGTGTTTATCGCGCACAAGATCCCTTGGGGCCGCAAGATGATCCCCCAGATCGAGGGCGCCACGCAGGCCATCTTTGTGGGCTTTTTCGGGCCCGTGGGCGTCTCGGCCATCTTTTACCTATACATCACGCTCGAATTCCTCAGAGGCATGGACGGCCCCGACGGTAAGCCGCGCGAGGACGTCAAGGACTTGGCGGAGACGGTCacggtggtggtttggttcATTGCCATCTGTAGCATCGTTGTTCACGGCCTGAGCATCCCGGTGGGAAAACTCGGTTTCCATCTCCCTCGCACACTTTCCAAAGGTCTTAAGAGCGGTGCGGCGTCGCCCTCGCGCTCGGTTTTCCCGGACTCCAGGCGTTCTAGCGGTGGAC
The Neurospora crassa OR74A linkage group II, whole genome shotgun sequence DNA segment above includes these coding regions:
- a CDS encoding Na/H antiporter, whose product is MPALAITNFNIVLSVLGGWISLFGLVSYLCKESYYMSEAFISLLVGVAFSPRAANFIRPLAYADYDPLTLQAITLAFSRLVLGVQLVLAGVQLPSRYLQQQWRPLSMLLGPIMFMMWIATSLLVWALVPSFGPNGIGFLKALVVGSCVTPTDPVLSNVIVKGRFADHNVPKELQRIIVAESGANDGLGYPFLFFALYLIKYMGHDYPGDGAGSGRAMALWFYETWVYTIILSIVYGAAVGWIAKELLHWAEERKFVDRESFLVFAISLALFITGTCGMIGSDDVLACFIAGNVFTWDDWFRLETLDDSLQPTIDMLLNVTIFMWYGAVCPWEMFLRNGVGMQIYRLIVLGILVLLLRRLPWVFIAHKIPWGRKMIPQIEGATQAIFVGFFGPVGVSAIFYLYITLEFLRGMDGPDGKPREDVKDLAETVTVVVWFIAICSIVVHGLSIPVGKLGFHLPRTLSKGLKSGAASPSRSVFPDSRRSSGGPLPSFNVGGRVSSFFTGRTSGWARPAERQSDDEHNTERHGETDYGQQGIPLTRPVYRIGGTIIRNPPASDTDAVESEPKDVAAVGDVEGPSQSQSRLDTTPTNSSNMTLDDGRRGRGVSATPAAREAAGSKSHSRAPGRSIRFPDDNSQGVGSAPTLVGENTAGVKQ